In one window of Streptomyces sp. FXJ1.172 DNA:
- a CDS encoding MauE/DoxX family redox-associated membrane protein — MHAIAAIGLAVFMAVTGVMHFLAPEYFRTLVPAWLGRERLLVAVTGAAEVVVGVLVLVARSRPVGGWIAAFLITCYQVSHVDAVRHARPDRPRLLERPAGAAARLAVNVLYIVWAVVVARSAA, encoded by the coding sequence ATGCACGCTATCGCTGCCATCGGGTTGGCCGTGTTCATGGCGGTAACGGGCGTCATGCACTTTCTGGCTCCCGAATACTTCCGCACGCTGGTACCCGCATGGCTTGGCAGGGAGCGGCTCCTCGTGGCCGTCACCGGGGCCGCGGAGGTCGTCGTGGGTGTGCTGGTGCTGGTTGCGCGCAGCAGACCGGTCGGAGGCTGGATTGCCGCCTTCCTGATCACCTGCTACCAGGTGTCCCACGTTGACGCGGTGCGACATGCGCGGCCCGACCGGCCCCGGTTGCTGGAGCGGCCGGCCGGCGCCGCGGCTCGACTGGCGGTGAACGTCCTGTACATCGTCTGGGCCGTCGTCGTGGCCAGATCCGCGGCCTGA